GAAAGGCATTTTACCTCGTCAACAAGAAAACCGCGGAAGGGCTGGAGTTCAACCCCCTTCCAGAGATGGAGCGCATAGCCAGCACGGTGGTTGAGATAGTCCCTGCCCCTACCTCCGGCAGGATCATATTCAAAAAAAGCCCCATTTTCGAGCTGATAGGGAGGGAGCTTGAGGTTTCAATAGGGGTGATAATAAATGCAGCCGGTGGCAAAGGAGACCGCGTTTAAGTTCATAGAGGCCACCCCCTTCGGGGACGTAATACTGATGGAGGACGAGTCCCCCTATGGCGCCGCACTGGCCACTTATGTCTTTGTAAAATACGCCAGAGAGAGGGGCCTACCTGTCTACATTGACGATGTGCTGGACTCCCTCGCGCTGGTAAAGAAACACCTGGGGTTCCTCGGCATTGACTGGGACTTCTCCGACGTCGATGTCATAAAGACGGGGGGCATGGAGCCCGTAGGAAATATCGTGAGCAAAATACACCTGGATGCCGAGCCAGTTCTCTACATCACCCGGCACAGGGAAGCGACCAGAAAAATACTCCAATCCGGAAAGCACCTGAACATAGTCCTCGGCATGGAGAGACTGTTTGCGTTTCTTGAGACCCGCAGGGAGTTCTACATGTTCATAGCATACCTCAAAGAGTTCCTCGGGAACCCCAACAGGAAATCCTTCTACATCGTCAGCAAGCCCGTGCTGTCAACGCTGAGGTTCAACCTGCTCCCGGAACTTGAGGAGATCGCCAGCACCGTCGTTGAGATAAAGATAAAAAACGGAACTCACGTTACCATACTCAAGAAGAGCCTATTCACCGACATCATCGGGAAGGAGTTCCCAGGTGTTCCTGAAGAGATAGCCCGGTGGTAACTCCCGTTTTTCTTATATCCTTATGTGAAACAGCGGTACTGCTATCAACGGCTTCACAGCCATAAGGAAGGCCGGAAAGACCCCGCAAAATGTTTATATCCTCTTAAAACAAACTTTAAAAGGTGAGAACCATGAAATGGGAAAAAGCTACCGAGATCGCCGATTCCATCCTTCCCGGTGAAACGGTTCTCGTAAAATACACCACCTCGTACATCCCCGAGTTCCTTCTGAGGTTCTTCGTAGAGTACTCCGAGAAGAGTGGAATTCCCATCCTCATAGATGACAACTTTGATACGCTTCACTCAATCTTGATCCGTGCGAAGATGATGAACCTATCCCTGAACCTGAACAAAGTATACGTCATAAAAACCGGCGGAAAACTGGACGTCGGAAACGTTGTGGCAAAGGTTCAGTTCCACCCAGACCCTAGGGTCTACCTCAAAAACTATGAGGAGGCAATACAGAAAGCACTGCAGGAGATTCCCACCCCCCTCATAAACCTTGTAGTCGGAGTAGAGAACCTTTTTCTCATAATAAGAACGCCCCTCGACGCGTACCGGCTGATACTGGCAATGCAGAGATTCATGGGCAACAGAAACAGGAAGGCCTTTTATATAGTCAACGAGACCGTGATGGAGAGCCTTCCTATAAGAATCCTCCCGGAGTTCGAGAGGATATCAACTACTGTGATAAGGCTCACCCCGTACCATACCGGCGCGACCCTGAAGGTCACCAAAAGCATTAATCCGAATCTCATAGGTCGCGAAGAGAAGATAGACATTGAGGGGTGGATATGATGGAGGCGTTTAAAAAACCCGTCCTAGTTACCAAGGAGGATTTATACACCATGGTGGAGCAGATCTGGCCGGGAGGTACGACGATAATTGAAAACCGCGGTGCCCTGGGCGCCGAGTTTGTTCTCCATGCGTTCATCCAGTACTCAAAAAGAAAGGGTATACCCCTCATAGTGGAGGACATCTTCGATACGCTCCCCATCTACATGCGGCACCTCAGGCTGATGGGAGTCAGCATAAACGATAGAGACATCATGGTAATCAAGGTTGGAGGAACGCAGGAAGCGGGGAACGTTATTGCCAGGATCAGGTTCGAGAACGACCCCCACGTGTACCAGCGGAAGATCGATAAGGAGCTCCAGAAAGTTGTGGGCAACGGGGTCTACATACACCTTGTGCTCGGACTGGAGAGACTGCTGTTCCTCCAGGGCGACGTCCGCAGCACATACACCTTACTGGGGCTTATAAAGCAAAAACTGGGGGATAGACGCAGGGTAAACGTCTACCTGATAGAGGCCCCTATTATGGAAACCCTGGACTTTAACCCCCTGCCGATGCTGGAGGACATAGCGACTTCCGCGGTGGAGGTAACCAATGAAGGGGAACTCATAAGGATGAAGTTCAGGAAGTCGGTAT
This window of the Thermococcus thermotolerans genome carries:
- a CDS encoding DUF257 domain-containing protein, whose translation is MQPVAKETAFKFIEATPFGDVILMEDESPYGAALATYVFVKYARERGLPVYIDDVLDSLALVKKHLGFLGIDWDFSDVDVIKTGGMEPVGNIVSKIHLDAEPVLYITRHREATRKILQSGKHLNIVLGMERLFAFLETRREFYMFIAYLKEFLGNPNRKSFYIVSKPVLSTLRFNLLPELEEIASTVVEIKIKNGTHVTILKKSLFTDIIGKEFPGVPEEIARW
- a CDS encoding DUF257 domain-containing protein, giving the protein MMEAFKKPVLVTKEDLYTMVEQIWPGGTTIIENRGALGAEFVLHAFIQYSKRKGIPLIVEDIFDTLPIYMRHLRLMGVSINDRDIMVIKVGGTQEAGNVIARIRFENDPHVYQRKIDKELQKVVGNGVYIHLVLGLERLLFLQGDVRSTYTLLGLIKQKLGDRRRVNVYLIEAPIMETLDFNPLPMLEDIATSAVEVTNEGELIRMKFRKSVFTMLMHREYVLVSPRETLRWWS
- a CDS encoding DUF257 domain-containing protein, whose translation is MKWEKATEIADSILPGETVLVKYTTSYIPEFLLRFFVEYSEKSGIPILIDDNFDTLHSILIRAKMMNLSLNLNKVYVIKTGGKLDVGNVVAKVQFHPDPRVYLKNYEEAIQKALQEIPTPLINLVVGVENLFLIIRTPLDAYRLILAMQRFMGNRNRKAFYIVNETVMESLPIRILPEFERISTTVIRLTPYHTGATLKVTKSINPNLIGREEKIDIEGWI